Proteins encoded by one window of Arachis ipaensis cultivar K30076 chromosome B04, Araip1.1, whole genome shotgun sequence:
- the LOC107638076 gene encoding U-box domain-containing protein 15: protein MANAHALEEEEEEGEGHEAVEEIQRVIESVAQFGQYRKTQRKECHNLVRRFKLMLPIVEELRDIPEPFHENGIVWLKKLRDALLFAKELLRLCSQGSKILLAMETEAYMIKFQGVYEKLSQAFEDVPCEELGISDEVREQIELMHTQLKRARRRTDTQDMELAMDMMVVLSGDEQRSADSAIIERLAKKLELQRVEDLKIETLAIKQLADERKGQQVDSTKKIIGLLNKLKRIAGMEETSVLDDPVLPRVLVKSISLVIPHEFLCPITLEIMTDPVIIASGQTYERESIVKWFESKHNTCPKTRQTLDHLQLAPNCALKSIIEEWCEKNHFKLPKKFKSSSQNNGPIINIQEIPPLVESLSSIHLXXXESPENRILVAEHGGIPPLIQILSYPDSKIQEHAVTALLNLSIDEKNKRLISKEGAIPAIIEVLENGSIVAKENSAACLFSLSMLDENKELVGLSNGIPPLVKLLRNGTVRGKKDAITALFNLSLNHANKSRAISAGIVAPLLQLLKDTKTNMIDEALSILLLLSSISEGRQEIGQLSFIETLVEFIKDGTPKNKECAASVLLELCTNNYSYILAALQYGVYEHLIQIKGSGTNRAQRKANALLDLISRSEQI from the exons ATGGCAAATGCACACGCattagaggaagaggaagaagaaggagagggACACGAAGCGGTGGAGGAAATCCAACGCGTCATTGAATCGGTTGCGCAATTCGGACAGTATAGAAAGACACAGAGAAAAGAATGTCACAACTTGGTGCGGCGGTTCAAACTCATGCTGCCTATCGTGGAAGAGCTCCGAGATATTCCGGAGCCCTTCCACGAAAACGGCATCGTTTGGTTGAAGAAACTTAGGGATGCACTCTTGTTTGCCAAGGAACTCTTGAGGTTATGTAGCCAAGGAAGCAAAATTCTCCTT GCAATGGAGACGGaggcatatatgataaaatttcaAGGTGTTTATGAGAAATTGAGTCAAGCATTTGAAGATGTGCCTTGTGAGGAATTAGGAATCTCAGATGAAGTCAGAGAACAG ATTGAGCTGATGCACACTCAGCTGAAGCGGGCGAGGAGGAGGACGGATACGCAGGACATGGAGCTTGCAATGGATATGATGGTGGTGTTATCCGGCGACGAGCAACGGAGCGCCGACAGCGCCATCATTGAGAGGCTAGCAAAGAAACTAGAGCTTCAAAGGGTTGAGGATCTTAAGATAGAAACCTTGGCGATCAAGCAACTGGCTGATGAAAGAAAAGGGCAACAAGTAGATAGCACCAAGAAAATAATTGGCCTCCTTAACAAGTTAAAGAGAATTGCTGGCATGGAAGAAACAAGTGTTCTTGATGATCCTGTCCTGCCTAGGGTGCTTGTGAAGAGCATATCTTTGGTTATTCCTCATGAGTTTCTTTGTCCTATAACCCTTGAAATCATGACAGATCCTGTTATTATTGCAAGTGGACAG ACATATGAAAGGGAAAGCATAGTGAAATGGTTTGAATCCAAACATAATACCTGCCCAAAGACAAGGCAAACCCTTGATCACTTGCAACTAGCACCAAATTGTGCCTTAAAGAGCATAATTGAAGAATGGTGTGAAAAAAACCACTTCAAACTACCAAAGAAGTTCAAATCTTCAAGCCAAAACAATGGtccaattatcaacatacaagaAATCCCACCTTTGGTTGAAAGCCTATCATCAATTCATTTAGNNNNNNNAGAAAGCCCCGAGAATCGGATCTTGGTTGCTGAGCATGGAGGAATACCACCATTGATACAAATCTTATCTTATCCGGATTCAAAGATTCAAGAACATGCTGTGACAGcattgttgaatctttccattgATGAGAAGAACAAGAGGCTAATATCAAAAGAAGGTGCTATTCCAGCAATCATAGAAGTTTTGGAGAATGGAAGCATTGTTGCTAAGGAAAATTCAGCAGCATGTTTGTTTAGTCTCTCAATGCTTGATGAGAACAAAGAACTTGTGGGATTGTCAAATGGGATTCCACCATTGGTGAAACTTTTGAGGAATGGAACAGTTAGAGGGAAAAAAGATGCTATTACAGCACTCTTTAATTTGTCCCTTAACCATGCAAATAAAAGTCGGGCAATTAGTGCTGGTATTGTCGCACCTTTGCTTCAGTTGCTTAAAGACACAAAAACGAACATGATTGACGAGGCGCTGTCCATTCTGTTACTCCTCTCCTCGATTTCCGAGGGGAGGCAGGAGATTGGACAACTGTCATTTATCGAGACACTTGTTGAGTTCATTAAGGATGGGACCCCCAAGAACAAGGAGTGTGCTGCTTCTGTGCTCCTGGAGTTGTGTACAAATAACTACTCTTATATACTTGCAGCACTTCAGTATGGAGTTTATGAGCATTTGATTCAGATCAAAGGGAGTGGAACAAATAGAGCACAGAGGAAAGCAAATGCTCTCTTAGATCTTATAAGTAGGAGTGAGCAAATTTAG